From the genome of Electrophorus electricus isolate fEleEle1 chromosome 14, fEleEle1.pri, whole genome shotgun sequence:
attccactgcacactcaatgatgttgctccacttaagcaTAAAAAACTTAGGAACAAAAAATttgtaccttggtataatgatcacagtcacaatataaaacaaaacacttgaaaaatagaatggcaccacactaagtttgtagtcttccagcttgcacggaaggagagccttctcaagtatagaaaagcacatATTACCACTTAAACATCTTATTTCTCAACCctaacagaaaataacaaaaataatcctagagttatttttattacaattgCATATAATAAAATTGACACCAATGCTCATATTACAACATCAGACAGTAGTAATTAGTTCAGGAATTTCTTtcatgagaaaattaagcacattagagataacattaagagtacTAACATGAAATCGGGTAGCTACTTAGAGAGCAGAACAGCCTAGCCAAAAAcaactctagaatcctttacacctatccaagaacCAGAATTTACATCTCTGATTTAGCaatcaaaatcctccacttgcttactagattcactgcccacacaccttttaaggaaatcctacctgaagtaattgaacctttactacatttaataaactcctACTTGAACCTTGgctatgttcctaaatcattcaaattggCAgtatcagaccacttatcaaaaaatctaacttaatcctgacaaaacaggtGCTTTTATTAGGACCAGAGAAAgataggtcctcactctctaattactcagtgaacctcaatggttcaTATAATCTAATAGTTAAAGATCTGGAAATTATTATGGATCCCTGTCTCtcattcgaagctcatgtaaataatatttgtaggaccacctttctccaccttaggaacatttcaaagattaggaacatgctctactcacatgatgcagaaaagctagtcaatgcatttattacttcaagattggactactataatgccttactatctggctgtaccattaagtgcctaaacaagctccagctagttcaaaatgcaacacagacctacaaaatttgatcacatcattCCTATCTTTACATTGgatcccagtaaaattttgtattatAATTcaaataacctacaaagcactgaatggtcttgcctcACAATACCTTACAGAACTATATCCATCACGTCTGCTTCGATCAAAAGGTGCAgtctctttactagtaccaagaataagaaaatctaccatagggggcagagccttttcctataaagctcccacactatggcaTAACCCTTCTGTAAATattcgagactcagacacagtctcaataatTAAGGCTAGgatgaaaacctatctgtacagtcaggcattttattaactacttcccatgtTAGGTAAAGGTCTAGATCTGGGGGTctatgggcattgagagttatggtaaactgggatgttatgatgcagtcacttcacctctcttttgtcactcaagtttgttgactgagagcagtggagtgctgatgttccagggtgccctcatgcctgtgtttccttctgactctttccttttagctgtgctgccatagctagatctgctggagtccatttttgcacattatagttccctaatttacacacccttgtatTGAGACATGGccaataatctattctctctttctgccgaggtacacctaacCCTGATgccatgatgttactgagcctccaACTATCTCAGCTGACATAattactcccaccaccccctaatattccctgctgtagcccaccacacctccaccccagccagtACCTTCTCCGTTGTatttaatggatgttctcttgctggatgggttttggacatgcGCACACCATCTGGACCAGACTAGGACCTCAAGAAAACCGGACTAGacattatttgcttatttttttcattttataattatttactgATTcttctcttaaaattgctactattgtggtgactgttgttggccaaaggaggatgggccccctctttgagtctttgttcctctcaaggtttcttcttcatactcttgggagtttttccttgccactgtcaccttggcttgctcagtcggggcttggacttggacatttgtaaagctgttttgtgacaacatctgttgtaataagcgccatataaatacatttgatttgatttgattaggTGTCTCGAAGTTGGTTAAGAGATCTCCAAGAAAAGCAATCATCAAAGTAAAGGGTGGCTACTTagatatttctttaaaaattacaatatttgtttaacagaacattatatttcattgtttttaaatctttactaTTTTtgtaaaactaaacaaaaaataggTGCATCCAAACTTTTAATTGGTACTGTaggtttattttcatataatacaTTGATGGAATTTGttggggcctcggcctggcgcCGACACTTCCAACAGCAAAAGGCACTGACCACAGTAAGAGAACCATAACTCAGATAATGATAATGAGgctaaaaaaagacagacaacaTGAATCGGGAAACAAGAGTTGTAAATGCACGGGAAAAAGAACCAAAAACAAGACACAGCCGGACCTCATATAGAGGCACAGAACAGAAAGTAGAGGAGGTGACAGCCATGatgggagaagaaaagagagacagaaaccaaGCAAAAACATATCACATGGTGAGATTTCCATGGAAACTAAGTAACACAGTTAGAATGGACCCGTGGGAACctcagggtgggggtggggtgggggtgcatGACACACAATAAGCAGCtattaaaggtttatttttCATAGTGATATTGCCAAAGTTCTGTCTCAGTTTACCTTTGTCATGCCTCTGTGATGTCTCTCTTATTGAAGGTAAAAGGAGAAAGAATCAGGGTAATATAATCGTAGATGTGCAAACAAAGCTAACTTAAACAAAAAAGGGCGTTCCATAGATTTTGAAAAATCACATGGACTTCACTGTAAAATAACTAGCCTAGCTCTGACTGACTGTGAGTTTTCACATACTGAATGCTACTATAGCTTGTTTTGGGTAAAGTTTACGTTACATAAGCTTTATGAAGCATTAGATTAGTGCCTCCCTCATTTACATTGGAAGGGGAGAAATTCTGGTGAAATAAAGTGGTTGTTAACTATACTTTGGAATAGAATTTACAGAATATATGTACACTCTGTTTCCAGTGTACTATATGTACACAGTATGTCCTAATTAAGctaaatggggggaaaaaaactaccACAGTTCTACATTCCCTGGCACTTTACTAAAGTTATACATTTTCATAGTGGTTAATACATGTGTTTCACATGGACCTGGTTGCTAAGGgcagaaaatgagaaatgtgaaGATACAGCATTCTGAATTCACATCCAAACTACAGAGCACAGGGTCAGAATAAGCACTGCAGTAAGTTGTTTGGAGATGTCAAAAATGGAACGTTAAAGCCTTCAACCATTAAAGCCTCTCAACGTTAAAgcctctcaaccatttcactgtgagttatactgtgtatgactatgtatgcgacagataaaccaaacttgaacttgaaacttgaacttgaacttcaaTGCTAATGAAAGACCTtgccacaaaaaacaaaactcagaACAGACCAACTACAGGGgactatgaataaatgaatgtctttacttgtattttatataaatgtaattaatgttgAAGAGGCAATAATAATGTTCATAGTTTATTCACCTGTCTGGTCTTACTTATTAGATATTAGTAGTCATAAAGTTTGGGTATCAGAGTATCGGGTTACAATTACTAATACTATGAACCCCATAGCCCTTCATCCCTATAGTTTTTCTAACAAGCTGTCCTCAGCTCTAGGGCAAGGAATGCTACAGAAGCTTCTACGTTTTATCACATTTTACTTAAACAAAAGTGGGCTGAAGTCAGATAATCCGTTCTCTGAAATAAGCAGTAAAGCCAACTGCACAACAGGGTTTGCCAAACATCTTAAATAAAGATGGGCAAACAGAGATATCTTTGAATCACAGGTTCATTGCAGTAATATGTGCATATTAGGCTTGTGACATTACAAGTTTCTTCTTCGTACTGTGGTATCATAAGGTTTGTTTTACAGGTTACCCACATGAGGGTGCACTATAAGAAAATCAGTGAGATGCAGGCATGACTCATTGTTACAACATGAAAGACCTGATTGGCCAATGGGACAATTAACATACCTGTGCCCCTTAAATACCTGTGTTGCTTATGTGATGGTGCCCCGCGGTGTCTTGGTCAGTAGTCCCCATGCCTGCCAGGGTAGACAATAACAATACATCATTGAAAACCCAGCAgagagtgtgtctctgtgtttctgttttatgttgCATCCTTTTGGTCCTTAAACTGTAACATGTGCCTTCAACTGTAACATGCATGTCTATGACAAAACCAGCTGTCTGCCAGGTCTGTAGCAGCTGAACCTGCGATTCTATCTGAAGATTGATATAATAAAGAATTAGAAAGGAAAAGCTACACTGACCTACCAAGCCACATTATGTAtatcttttcacttgaactgCAAACACTGACCCTGTGTTACATGTCAGTCCACAATCCTGAATGAACATAATTTCATTGCTTTATATGCTTGTGTATGGATGGGATGACAAAGATCTGGAGCTTGTTgcattgtaaatatatatataaagatatatatcAAATCCCCCACTCAACCTTCAGGCGGTCTTTTTCCTACAggctcgggtcctctaccagagacctaggaatcttagctgttcccaggactgtaGTCTTCTGaacagagatctcagatgttgttcctgggatcttttggagccattctcccagtttggggctTACATCACCTAGTGCTCAGATTACCACTCGAACCACTGTTgtcttcaccctccacatctttacTAGCTTttccttcagcccttggtatttcttgagcttCTCATGTTCCTTTTTCATGATattcctgatgtgtgtgtgtgtgtgtgtgtatacacaaaAAACAATGTCATTATGAACAAAGCCACTTATACAAAGTCCTTCATCTTCACAAAAGCTGCGAACATGACGTATTTGTTGTGATGGGTAACTAAGAGATTTAcgaattaattttaaatagtaCCACCACAATTACACCTTTGTCCAACATAAGCATAATTGTTTTCTCAGGTTTCCTGAAACACACCAAGGACAATGTTTTTAGCTACTACCACTTAGACTGTATGAGTCAGTCAGAGCCTGGGCCCTGGGAGGAATGCAACCACAAGTTCATTAAGGTAAACTGTAAGAATCTCAGTGGTCTGATACATCCACTGTTACTCATGACTTTATGCAGCATTAGTGCTGCTGGTAATTGTAATTGAGCTGCTCTTTAAACTCAGGGTCTTTCTCTAATGTGTCCTCAGTGGGATGGGGCTCCTGGTATGACCATGTGTCACTATGTTCATGGAGGAAAATCCCATGACAAGCTTCTGGATCTACTGGAAAATCAACCCTACAGACAACATGTATGTAGACCTACAAGTGAATTGCTTCTGCTGACAGAATACAAGTATTTGCAAGTATTTAATTCTTAAATAGTACCTACATCATAAGCAGGGAGAGTTGGAGGCAAACGTTTACAGCATAATCACAGATGAGGCCAACACCACACAAATGTTAGACGTGGACATTGCTTTTGACACGGGCAAAATGCACCAGTACTCATTCAAAGTCGTCAGATTGGCCTCTGCCAGTGAATTGCAGATGATACACTTTACAGGTTATTTGCCACTATTAGTTGGGGTTGAAAcataaatcaaatatttatgaGTATTTTCCCAAGATGGTAAGGCTGTGAACATGACACCAGTGACACTTAGACCCCTCTACAAGTCTAGCATGGTAGTTGAATTGTAGTCTCATGCTGCTGCAAAATAGCTCTAAAAACCTTCATGGTGTGATTGACTAAAatcatcaaaaacaaacacatagtGAAATGGGTCTGAATTTTCCCTCTCCATAAAGTCTTAGTCAAGAGAGTCACTCGGGGATGCTGAGAACAGGCTACAAGCCCATTAAAGTCAAGATTACAGTcagagaacaaaaaaagaagtggTCCAAAAGTGATAAAACAActaaagagagaaacagatgagacAGTGGCTTAACTTGTGGGAAAGGGTAACATTTTGGCTAATGCTAACAGGGCTTGCACAAGTTTGCTTTAACTAAGAGTGAACTTCTTTAAAATGAGaagacagcagaaaaaaaagaaaagacaagccAGGAGAGTGTACAAgtttaacaaaaaatgtaactttaatacatttataattagctttaagaataaaattatttaGCAATCGAACACTAATTTGGAACCATTTAtctatatattaatttaatcgCGTTCCATaaacagagatgatgatgatgatgttttttaacgtgttttctttcagtcagttttatagatttttttggtGGTTTTTCTGATTTTCCTCCTCTTTGGATGATCTCATAAGAACTCCTCTGTGACTCAGTGTGATCCCAcgcctcttctctctctcttttttgctcATCattgtctctccttctctcacgtCTTTATCCATTGCCACTAGCTTTCACTGTTTACCTGAAAGGAGAGAAATAACAGCTTTCATTCTGTCTACAACAGCTGTTCATTCGTAATGTAAACGGACTACAGGATGATACCCAAAAAGCCTTAGATAGGTGAGCAGAGGTGGCTACAGTAGACTTTTTTACACAgtcatgtaaaatatttctacttcaataaaataatgaaCCATGAAGAGGCAGCCTACCAAAGAACAGCACGCGTAGGAATGGGGAAAAAAGTATCAGGTCAAAAAACTACTCAGGCACAAGTGGAATGTGATTACTTAGTATAGATAGCATCTATGAGCAGGAACGAAGTTATTGTGCTAGCTATTCTTATATTGTGGTGATAGTTTTggtctaaaataaaatgctaatcCACGTGTAATTGACTGAAGATGGAGTTGTCTGTGCAgcaaatggcaaacaaaaactTGAGTAGTTACACTGGACTATCAACATCTAACCACcacattatctctctctctctctctctctctctctctctctctctctctctctctctatatatatatatatatatatatatatatatatatatatatatatatatatatatatatatatatatgagacacatatttacacacagtgGTTGAATAAAATGGTTTTGGTGGGTACCTTGCTTTTGTTACTTGGTAACCATGGGAGGGAACTGGTTTAGGCTGGAAGTGAACAAAACAAGTTAGTGAAGGATGGAAGAAACATGTCAGTGGAATGAAGATGCTGAGTGAATGGGGTGTATAAGAAAGATAGATGGCCTTTAGACAATgagcaaacagaaaatgattAGATAATAttagtaaattaatttaaaaaatccattaGTTTAACAATCAACTTTCAGACAaaggttgtttttgtgtttgtttttcctggaCACACTGTTACAGCATTCTTGCTGGCCTTACCCTCCAAGTAGTTGCGGGCAACAAACTTCAGCACCTCGTCGAGGAGGATGACGGGGAAAGAGAGCTTCAGCACCATCAGCCACTGCTCCACGTTCAGGTGAGTTAGCTTGAAGACCATCTGCAGGGTGGAAGGTACATAGAGTATCACTGCATCGGAGGCTAAAGCTTTAGCAGTTGCAGGAGTAAGGAGCAAAGTAAGGAGGCGCGGCTTACAGGCAAGGGGTCCACATAGATGATCATGAAGTGCAGCGACATAGAGAGGGTCATGGCAGCCAGCAGCCAGCCGTTACTCCACGGGGGCATACGAATCAGAGACTGGTTCTCAGACAAACTGGAGAAGAGACCAACAAAGGCGTTCATTATGACAACGGTCAGCTCGGAGGAGCCACTGATGTTTCCTGATGTGAGGGCGCCTACTTCACCGAAATAACTTCGGTGGGATGCGCAGGGTAGTGCGAAACAGCAGCCAAATGGAATGGCTGGGCGGAAGAGCCGAGTGGCAGCCCGGAGGCCAGTGTGGGAGGGGTGCCTGACCTGTTGAGGGCATTGCACATCTCGATGGTGACCAGCACAGACAGGGCCATGGTCATAGGGGGTGCGGCCTCGAACACCTCACAGTCAACGCCAGCGAAGTCCTCGTTGTCGCCGTGGCACTGCATGAAGTGGGACTGTCGAGCGAGAAAGGAAAAGGCCGGTGAAGTGGGAAAACTCATGCCAGCTCCCAGTTGCTGGGATCGTTCACTGTGGCAGGGCGGCAGACAGGAGCACTCACCAGCTGGTAGTAGGTGACCCCGGGGCCTTCCTCGTCATACAGGAACCAGTAGGCGGCAGCACCCACAGTGGCGGCACCCACGTATCCTATCGGCAGAGCCAGAGGGAACAGCGAGGTTTCACAGGGGGAATACAAGCAGCCAAGTTTCTGCTGCATGCTGATGAACTTCTGTTTACCTGACCTAACAGAGACCACTCCAGCTGGcagaaactgagagagaaactggGAGGGATCCTTCCCACTTATTATGGAGTTTATTCTGAGGGTTTAGTCTTGGGTTTATAATAGGGTTTCTAAGGACAGAACTCTGCACTTGGACCAGGCATGAGTACCTGAGTTAGCCACAGCCCTTCCTTGGTAGCAGCTGATTCATGCAACAAGTGACACTCACCACCAATGGCCAGGTATCTGAAGAAGAGCCAGCCGGAGATGAGGGGCTCCTTGGGGGAGCGGGGGGCCTTGCCCATGATGTCCAGGTCAGGGGGGTTAAAGCCCAGGGCTGTGGCGGGCAGGCCGTCTGTGACCAGGTTCACCCACAGCAGCTGCACTGGGATCAGAGCCTCAGGCAGACCAAGAGCGGCAGTCAGGAAGATACTGTAAGATCAGCCAAGAGAGGAAAGTGAAGCGACATGGGACACAGTGTTAGTCAACCGTGCATGTGAGAACTTTGCAGCCAACAGCGAGAAGCATGCGGGATTAAGGGTGTCGGTCCTCACCACACCACCTCGCCCACGTTGGAGGAGATGAGGTAGCGGATGAACTGCTTCATGTTGTTGTAGATGGCTCTGCCTTCCTCAACAGCTGCCACGATGGAGGAGAAGTTGTCGTCGGCCAGGACCATCTCCGAGGCTGACTTGGCAACAGCAGTGCCAGAGCCCATGGCGATGCCAATCTCCGCCTTCTTCAGGGCGGGGGCATCATTCACACCATCGCCAGTCTGAttggaagagagagtaagagtgcttaacataaatatatagtctgtgtatgtgtgtgtatgtgtgtgtatgtgtgtgtatatatatatatatatatatatatatatatatatatatatatatatatatatatatacacacacacaaaccttcatTGAAtggcgctatataaatataacttcgttcattcatatatatcataataatatataattctctctatatctatatcttcCATCACACTTGATTCAACCCATTAGCTAAATAACAAACTCTTTTTGAGTTTAAAATGTCAGAGCAGGACTTCTCTTGGACTGGGAATgactgctctttgtgtgtgtgcgaatgcgtatgtatgtacatgcatatgtatgtgtgcgcgcatgtgtgtgtacataggcttgtgtgtgtctcaccatgGCAGTGATCTCATCATAGCCCTGCAAATACTCCACAATCTTGGACTTGTGGGACGGCTCCACGCGAGCGTAGCAGCATGCCCGAGTCACGGCCTCGCTCTGCTCGGCGCGGGACAGATCGTCGAATTCGCGGCCAGTGAAGGCCCTGCCTGTCACATCCTCATCCTCGCCAAAGATGCCAATGCGGCGGCAGATAGCGACAGCAGTGCCCTTGTTGTCACCTGCGGTTGATAGGTTGAGGCTCTTAGTGGGTGGGGCTTATGATGCAGCTGAGGGTAATATCAGCGttagcagcagcacacagaagagagaggaaggggaggaatGTGTACCGGTGATCATGATCACACGGATGCCAGCTTCCTTGCAGAGCTGAATTGAGCCAGTGACCTCTTTACGAGGTGGGTCCAGCATACCCACACAGCCAACAAAGGTTAGGTCAGTCTGaggcagaaaaaaacataatcTTTAAAcgtattaaacatatttttataacCTGGAGAGGTGAACTGCACTAGTGCAACAGCGAACACTAGGGACTGGCTGCCAGACCTCATAGTCGGCAAACTTGGTAGAGTCATCAAGGTTCATCTCCTCCACTTTCAGTGGGGTGTCACGGGTGGCCAAGGCGAGGCAGCGGAGGGTGTCACGTCCGGTGCCCCACTCCTTAATGATGGCCATGATCTTCTCCTTAATGATACCACTCAGGGGCACACGAGTGGAGCCAACACGCACATAAGCGCACCTGTCAATCACACCCTCGGGGGCTCCCTATTGGTGAGAGCAGGGAAAGAGGCAGAGTCAGTTcaagtgagaaaaaaacagttttgcaGATAAGTGCGGGTAAGCACTAAGACAGTAACTttatgtgtgtctctgctggagaaTCATGACTTTATATGAGAAAATGagggagaaaaggggagaaGATGAGAGAAAAGAGTAGGTAAgtgggaaaaagagagagagagagagagagagagagagagagcgagagagatagcTAGCTCACTTTCACAAACATCTTGCTGCCGCTGTCACCCTTGGTGGGGGTGCAGTACACAGACATGGACTTCCTGTCACGGGAGAACTCCAGGGTGAAGTTCTTCTTCATGAGCTGCTTCACCACCTGCGGGAGAAGAGCGGGGAGAGCAGCGTTCAGCAGCACCTCACCACCAGATCACCACCAGCTGCCACAGCCTGTCTAATTGTAGACACCCAAGAGTCTTTCTAAGCTAAAGGGAGGCAGGATGTTAAAGCAGAGGGCGGCGACTCACACTGCAGCAGGCGTTGGCTCTCTCAACGCAGCTTAGGTTCTTAACACTGGTCTTGAACACGTTCATCTTCTCAACCAGGCAGCACAGGGCAGTCTCAGTGGCCTCGCCCACCTTCTCATAGATTTTCTTAGACTGGGAGGTGCACAGGAGGAACAGGAAGGTCAAAAAATCATTAAAGTACTGTGTCGCTGGTGACCACATAGATTGTAGTGACAGTGGAAACTTTACTATAAAGTAAAGTTACTAtaacaaaggaaaatgtttgttttactaTACTGGTATGGTAGA
Proteins encoded in this window:
- the atp2a1l gene encoding ATPase sarcoplasmic/endoplasmic reticulum Ca2+ transporting 1, like isoform X1 encodes the protein MEDAHTKTSEEVIAFFGVQDNVGLTPDQVKKSLAKYGYNELPAEEGKSLWELVIEQFEDLLVRILLLAACISFVLAWFEEGEETVTAFVEPFVILLILIANAVVGVWQERNAESAIEALKEYEPEMGKVYRSDRKSVQRIKAREIVPGDLVEVSVGDKVPADIRIIGIRSTTLRVDQSILTGESVSVIKHTEPVPDPRAVNQDKKNMLFSGTNIAAGKAVGICIATGVSTEIGKIRDQMVATEQEKTPLQQKLDEFGEQLSKVISLICVAVWMINIGHFNDPVHGGSWIRGAVYYFKIAVALAVAAIPEGLPAVITTCLALGTRRMAKKNAIVRSLPSVETLGCTSVICSDKTGTLTTNQMCVTKMFIIDKVDGDNVHLDCFDISGSKYTPEGEVTRGGAKVDCSHYDGLVELATICALCNDSSLDYNESKKIYEKVGEATETALCCLVEKMNVFKTSVKNLSCVERANACCSVVKQLMKKNFTLEFSRDRKSMSVYCTPTKGDSGSKMFVKGAPEGVIDRCAYVRVGSTRVPLSGIIKEKIMAIIKEWGTGRDTLRCLALATRDTPLKVEEMNLDDSTKFADYETDLTFVGCVGMLDPPRKEVTGSIQLCKEAGIRVIMITGDNKGTAVAICRRIGIFGEDEDVTGRAFTGREFDDLSRAEQSEAVTRACCYARVEPSHKSKIVEYLQGYDEITAMTGDGVNDAPALKKAEIGIAMGSGTAVAKSASEMVLADDNFSSIVAAVEEGRAIYNNMKQFIRYLISSNVGEVVCIFLTAALGLPEALIPVQLLWVNLVTDGLPATALGFNPPDLDIMGKAPRSPKEPLISGWLFFRYLAIGGYVGAATVGAAAYWFLYDEEGPGVTYYQLSHFMQCHGDNEDFAGVDCEVFEAAPPMTMALSVLVTIEMCNALNSLSENQSLIRMPPWSNGWLLAAMTLSMSLHFMIIYVDPLPMVFKLTHLNVEQWLMVLKLSFPVILLDEVLKFVARNYLEGKQ
- the atp2a1l gene encoding ATPase sarcoplasmic/endoplasmic reticulum Ca2+ transporting 1, like isoform X2 codes for the protein MEDAHTKTSEEVIAFFGVQDNVGLTPDQVKKSLAKYGYNELPAEEGKSLWELVIEQFEDLLVRILLLAACISFVLAWFEEGEETVTAFVEPFVILLILIANAVVGVWQERNAESAIEALKEYEPEMGKVYRSDRKSVQRIKAREIVPGDLVEVSVGDKVPADIRIIGIRSTTLRVDQSILTGESVSVIKHTEPVPDPRAVNQDKKNMLFSGTNIAAGKAVGICIATGVSTEIGKIRDQMVATEQEKTPLQQKLDEFGEQLSKVISLICVAVWMINIGHFNDPVHGGSWIRGAVYYFKIAVALAVAAIPEGLPAVITTCLALGTRRMAKKNAIVRSLPSVETLGCTSVICSDKTGTLTTNQMCVTKMFIIDKVDGDNVHLDCFDISGSKYTPEGEVTRGGAKVDCSHYDGLVELATICALCNDSSLDYNESKKIYEKVGEATETALCCLVEKMNVFKTSVKNLSCVERANACCSVVKQLMKKNFTLEFSRDRKSMSVYCTPTKGDSGSKMFVKGAPEGVIDRCAYVRVGSTRVPLSGIIKEKIMAIIKEWGTGRDTLRCLALATRDTPLKVEEMNLDDSTKFADYETDLTFVGCVGMLDPPRKEVTGSIQLCKEAGIRVIMITGDNKGTAVAICRRIGIFGEDEDVTGRAFTGREFDDLSRAEQSEAVTRACCYARVEPSHKSKIVEYLQGYDEITAMTGDGVNDAPALKKAEIGIAMGSGTAVAKSASEMVLADDNFSSIVAAVEEGRAIYNNMKQFIRYLISSNVGEVVCIFLTAALGLPEALIPVQLLWVNLVTDGLPATALGFNPPDLDIMGKAPRSPKEPLISGWLFFRYLAIGGYVGAATVGAAAYWFLYDEEGPGVTYYQLSHFMQCHGDNEDFAGVDCEVFEAAPPMTMALSVLVTIEMCNALNSLSENQSLIRMPPWSNGWLLAAMTLSMSLHFMIIYVDPLPMVFKLTHLNVEQWLMVLKLSFPVILLDEVLKFVARNYLEA